The genomic region GGGAGCTGCGCCTCCGCGTCGATGTCGTTCCAGGGGGCGAGCACGAAGGCGCGCTGGTGGGCGCGCGGGTGCGGCAGGGTGAGGACGGGGTCCTCGGAGATCACCTCGGCGTACGAGATGATGTCGACGTCGATCGTGCGCGGGCCCCAGCGCTCCTCGCGGACGCGGTCGAAGGCCTCCTCGATGGCCTGACCCCGCTCCAGGAGCGAGGACGGCGGCAGCGTGGTCCGCACCTTGACGACCGCGTTGAAGTACGCGGGCTGCGAGCCGGGCTCGACGCCCCACGGCTCGGTCTCGTACACGGGGGAGACGGCCTTGACCCGCATGCCCGGGGTGTCGCCGAGCGCGTCGATGGCGCCCTGCAGGGTCTCCAGCCGGTTGCCGAGGTTCGCGCCGAGGGCGATGACCGCCCATTTCGGGTTGGACAGGGTGGTGTCCGCCGCGTCGACCGTCTCCACGACGGAGGCGGGTACCGGCTGCACGGTCGGGTCGCTCTGTGTGTTCAGTCCGTTGTTCA from Streptomyces sp. NBC_00190 harbors:
- the folK gene encoding 2-amino-4-hydroxy-6-hydroxymethyldihydropteridine diphosphokinase, translating into MNNGLNTQSDPTVQPVPASVVETVDAADTTLSNPKWAVIALGANLGNRLETLQGAIDALGDTPGMRVKAVSPVYETEPWGVEPGSQPAYFNAVVKVRTTLPPSSLLERGQAIEEAFDRVREERWGPRTIDVDIISYAEVISEDPVLTLPHPRAHQRAFVLAPWNDIDAEAQLPGHGAVGALLAGIGLSGVTPRPDLELRLPE